The Leptolyngbya sp. 'hensonii' genome includes the window CCTGAATCCCCGTGCGTTGATTCAGTAACTCTGCCTGTAAGCCCAGATTGCCACTGAGTAGGGTCAGGGCTGCCAGGCCGATCGCCGATCGGCGTCCCGGTAGACTCTGTTTCACGGTTTTCCAGAGACCCCTGCAGGGGATGCGAAACAGGGTGGCCTGGGGATGGCGAAACAGGGAGGGGATGAGATGGGCGGAGGGATAGGTGACATTCAGCCCAAGCTTGAGATGGTGACAGGCTCGTAAGAGGGCAGTATGGAGATCCTGATGGTCATCCAGACCCTGCAGCACCTGCGCCAGAAATTCCTGGGCCACCTGGTTATGGATGGGTTCTCGCATCACCACCACCTGACTCAAACCCAGCCCAATCAGAGCATCGGCAATACTGAGGCCACTGCAGGAATTGAAGAGGGCAAACTGGAGCCCCTGTTTCCTGGCCAGGGCCAAATCGGGGGCAATTTCCTGAATCAGAATCGACTCTCCGGGGGCGATCGCCAGTTCACCGCCCGTCAGGTCTGTTTCGTTGCTATGGCCAATGAAAAACAACCCATCCCAACCCTGAGGGTCAGTGATGGCAGTACGGATGGCCGTCATCAAGTCATGTCTCTTTTGCCCAGGCTGCCAACCCAGAAATGTGACGCCTCGCTTGAGTTTCATATCCTGGATCGCCTGCTTCTCGGCTTCAAAGTTCAACCCGGTCTCATCCCCCAGGATGACGAGCAGACGGGGATTTTGTCGCTGGACTTTGGGAGAGGCGTCCTGCGTGATGTTGGCTGCTGTCCGGGCGATCCGAATCATGCCGCTGGTGGTGCGAATTTCCCAGGCTTCCCAGGGGAGGCGAGCCAGATCGATCGAATTGCAGGACAGAAAAAGATCCAAAGGGGCGTTTGCCTCTCGATCTGCGGATTCGGCCAGAGTCCCTCGGATTTTGATCAGCTCCCCCCGATTCAGCCAGTCATGGAATTCGGACAGGAGTTTGGCCTCCGCTTCTGCCAGTTTGGATCGCCAGCCTGTAGGGGGCGGCGTCACCGAGCCACTCTCCACCGCCTTACCTCTGAGTTCCTTCTGGTAGAAATTCAGGTAGGTGCGTTGCCAGATCTGATAGGCGGTAGTGAGCACTATCGGATAGGTCATCTGAGCGGTTAGCCTCTGGCCTTCACCCCAGGTCAACTTAAAGAGACAACTTTGTTCTACCCGGTTAACTTCGAGCTGGTAGGGGAAGGCATACATAAGCAAGTAATATCAGCAGAACGACCTCCTTTATATGCTATCCCGAGGCTCTGGGGCTGGTTGAAACACGAAAGCGGGCAGGGTGAGGGCCATGCCGTTGAACAGGGCGATCGTGGCCGTAAATGGCTCTTCCTGGTTACCGATCAACCTGGCAAAGAGATAGGTTGGGTTCAAGGTCTCGTCCAGGGTCTGGTCTACCAGAATTTCGGTGGCATCTCTGATCTGGAGGGTAATCCCCGCAGGCAGAGGAACCGTTGTCTGGCTGCCTAAGATCAGGAGTAGACTCCATTCGGGGGTGCCAGTTCCTGATATCTGGGGCCAGGTGATGGCATAAAGCCGCAGGCCATGGCCTCCCAGCAGAAAGTCGTGATAGGCTCCCCGAGACTGGGGAAGCAAGGGGGAACCGCTGCGGCGCTCCAGTTCTAAAATCACGCCTGCCAGTTCATCAACTGGGGAGAGCATGGACGATCGCAAGGCTGGAACCAAATCTGGCAGTAGAATCCATTGGATCTGCTCCATCAATGCCTCCAGTTCATCCCGCAGCCAGAGGCCCACGTTGATCACCGGCTGCAGGAGGGGTTGCACCAGGAGATTGGCCACAGGCACCTGCGGCCCCGTGGTGTGGGGCAGGGGAATGGCTTTAGGGTCCAGGCAGCAGAGGTAGAGGAGCAGGCGATCGGGTCTGGCTTCAAACCAGGCCAGGGGCAGATTGTAAGTCTGTTCCAGGGTCGCTGTCAGGGCATGGGCCTGGCGCTTTTGTTGCAGGCGATCGTAGCGCAGGAAGCCCTGCACCTGGACCTGGCCCAGATCCTCCAGCACTTCCAGCAACACATAGAAGTGGGGGATATATTCAGGCCAGTCTACCGCCGGAACGGGAACCTCGATGATTTCCTCCATCAGACTGCCCAGGGCGATTAAGCCCAAGCGGAATGGACCCACCTGCACCCGTAGCATGCTGACTTCCTCAGCCTTCGGTAAGGAAAGGCAAGTGGTCTGATCGACCTCCAAGGGAAGGTCAGGTGCCTGCGTGTGAATCCACTGGGAAAAACCGGCCAGGGCCAGGGCGTTCAGGTAGACCTGCCACTGTTGCTGGGGCGAGGATAACTGGCGGCTGATTTGGCGAGCCCGATCGATCTCGGCGGCTTCCAGGAGCAGGGTTTCCGGTTGCAGGGCAGTGAAATCAAACATAGGGGCTGACCAGGTACATGGGACTTTCATAGCGCCTCCCGATGCTCTTTAAGATAGCAACATAAACTACGGGCAAAGTGACTCTGGAGGCATTGGCTTTGGGGGTGAGCGGCTTCCGCTTCGGCCTCCTGAATAACGGCCTGGATCAACTGATCCAGGGCTGCATCCACCTGCTGTAGCCGATCCGGCTGCAGGTTCAGCCCTGCCGTGGTCAGGAGGAACCTTGGCAGGTGCTGCAGCATGGTAAGCCGGACTGCATCTCGCAAGTCCTTCAGCTTGAGCAGTCGGGAGACCTCAAACTGTTGCTTTACCTGAATCAGGGGGGCAATCCGGCCCATGGCCAGCCCCTGACAGTGAAACAGCTCCAGTGCTTGCAGGAAATTGCGGGCTTTTTGGGCATCCTTCCGCTCCAGGGCTGCGACCCGCTGCTGGATGACCTGGGCGATCGCCCGCTCCAGGGTACTGTCGAACTCCCGGCGAAACAGCGCCAGGAACTCTGCCTGCTCCCGATCGTCCTCACTGAAGCGCGGATCGGTCAGTCCCTCTGAGACCCGATCGTCCAGGGCCAACTGGCGCACCTGACCTTTCCGGGCATGAATCCGGTATTCCCGTAACAGCTCAGCGATCTCTCGCAGTCGCTGCAAGACTGGTCGGGGAGACCAGCCTTGATCAGGGAGCAGGGCGACCATTCGTTGCAACTGCTCCTCCGTGGGTGGGGAGCAACGCCCCTGGCTCTTGCGCTGGAGGCGATCGTGACGGTAAATAGCATGATAGCTGGCCAAAATCTGGACATCCTGACGGATCAGGGTGGCTGGGAGGCGGTGGAACAGGGCGAAAATCCGTTCCAGTTGGCGGAGTTGGGTGTCATTAAGAATAGCCCAGTCACTGATCAGGTAGATGCCATGGGCTAACAGGAAGGTATTGAGTTCACTGCTGCGTCTAATCCGAAGACTGACCCAGGTGCTGAGGCTACTCTGTTGGGCATCAAAAGTCTGCAAAATATCATAGCCAGTGGGGACAAAAGTCTTCGGTTGATCCGTCGATGGCCCAGAGAATTCTGGAATATCATTGAGCACACAGGCCAGTAAATCATGACGGGTGAAGCCGTTAGTCCTCCCAAATTGATTATCCAGGTGGGTACAAACCTGAACAATCTGACCAGAAATGTAACATCTCAGGCTCAATGCGGCCAGACGCCGCCTTTCCATCGTTTCGGCAGGGGCTTTGTAAATCGTCAGCAGGTGTCGTTGCATCTGCTGATCTGAAGGGGAGACTTCCGGATTGCGATCGAGCCATTGTTCCTGACAGAAAGTTTTGACCAGAGGCAGCTCGGTGGTGAGATAGCCCCCGGCTGGGTTGATCCGGAAAAAGGTCCAGTAGGTGGATGCGATCGTCATAGGTGGGAACTCACATTCAGATACCTTGTGACTCTCTTGGATGGGTGAGGCTTGTCTGCTGGTATCTTATAGTTCTGAAGCCGATCCTCCTATGCAGGTGTTGGGTCATATAGGTAGGAAAAGCGATCGACGGCTGCCGGGGCCACAAGACCAGTCAGGAGTCAGCAAGTGGGCCAGCAGGGTGTTTAACCTCTCGCCCAGGCTCTGCCGGAGTGCCTAAGCAGACCCACCCCGGCGCTACGCGCCACCCCTCCCAAGAGGGGATTGTTGCCTATGAAACTGTAATGGGTCTAGATGTCAAGGATTGAAGGGGTGGAGAGGTTGCATGTAACCTCTCCACGCCACAAAATCTGTTTCTGTCCCCTTGCGGGGAATGGGTAATGAAACGTCCACCCCTGAGCAGCCCTGATTCTTTTGGACCCGTTCCCAGGCCGATCGCAAGTTCTCAAGACTCAGGCCGAAGAGAGGGGGAGTCTGCATGACCATCCTTCAGATGCGAAAATGCTCTCTGAAGACAATAATATGGTATGGGTAGGAGAAAGGTTGCTAGAATTCTCTGGATGGTGAGTTGTAGGCACCTATTAATTGCAGGATCTCAGAAGATCTTGATTCCCCAGCGATCGTAGGGGTGGGGGCAACCTGGAATCCTCATTCCTAAGAGCCTTGCAGGAGGTCCAGCAGTTCGGCTTCGGAAAGTTGGGGGATGCCCAGGGCCTCGGCTTTTTCGAGTTTGGACCCCGCATTCTCGCCCACTACCACATAACTGGTTTTGGCGCTGACTGAGCCTGTCACCTTGCCCCCTGCCTGCCGGATCAGATCCTCGGCTTCATCTCGCTTCAGGGTGGGGAGGGTGCCCGTGACCACGAAGGTTTTCCCGGCCAGAGGCTGGCTGGTTGGTGGTGCGATCGGCTTGGTCTCTCCTGCTAGCTGGAGTCCTGCGGCCTGGAGTCGCTGCATCAGCTCCTGGTTGGCGGGAACCCGGAACCACTCGAAGACAGCCTGGGCAATTTCGGGGCCAATGCCGTAGACGGCGGCGATCTGGTCGGCGGCGGCCTGGGCTAACTGGGCTGAGCTGGGGAACTGGTCCGCCAGGGTCTGGGCGTTGACGGTCCCCACATGGCGAATCCCCAGGCCGTAGAGAACCCGCGCCCAGGGCTGGGTTTTGGATTGGGCGATCGCGCCGACAATCTTCTCGGCGGATTTTTGGCCCATCCGCTCCAGGGTGAGCAGTCGCTCCACCGTCAGGTCGTACAGATCCGCCACCGATCGCACCAGGTTGCGGTCCACCAGTTGTTGCACCAGCTTTTCCCCTACCCCATTAATGTCCAGGGCATCCCGGCTGGCCCAGTGGATCAGGGAGCCGCGTAAAATTGCCGGACAGGAGGAATTGACGCAGCGGGTGACGGCTTCTCCCACAGGCTGGACCACAGGCTGACCGCACTCTGGGCAATGGGTGGGCATGGTGTAGGGGACAGCTCCGGCAGGGCGCAGCTCTGGCAGCACCCGCACCACCTCTGGGATGATCTCCCCGGCCTTGCGGACAATTACGGTATCGCCCAGATGCAGGTCCAGTTCAAGGATGCGATCGCGGTTGTGCAGGGTAGCCCGCGTCACGGTGGTTCCGGCTAACTGGACTGGCTTGAACTCGGCCACGGGGGTCAAAGCGCCGGTGCGCCCCACCTGCACCACAATCTGGTCGATTTGGGTGGGGGCTTCCTCTGCGGGATACTTGAAGGCGATCGCCCAGCGGGGGAATTTCTGGGTAAAGCCCAACCGTTCCTGCAGGGCCAGGGAATTGAGTTTGATCACCACCCCATCGGTCAGATAGGGCAGCTCCATCCGATCGGTGGACCAGCGATCGCAATAGGTCTGCACGGCTGCCAGGGAGGGGCACAAGACCCGGTTGGGATTGACGCGAAACCCCATGCGCACTAACAGATCCAGGGCTTCTTTCTGACTGTTCATCAGGGTATGGGCATTCTGATCCCGGCCCAGGTGCAGGGTGTAGGCAAAGAAATCCAGCTTGCGGCGGGCCACAATGCGGGAATCGAGCTGGCGCAGGGTGCCAGCGGCGGCATTGCGGGGATTGGCAAACAGGGCTTCCCCGGCCTGCGATCGTTCCTGGTTGATCTGGCGGAAGCTGTCCAGGGGGAGGAAGGCTTCTCCCCGGACTTCGACGATCGGGGGTGGATTCTCCAGGGCCAGCCGCAGGGGAATGGAGCGAATGGTCCGCAGATTCTGGGTGATCTCCTCTCCCATTTCCCCATCGCCCCTGGTTGCCCCGCGCACCAGCAGCCCCTGTTCGTAGGTGAGGGCGATCGCCGAGCCATCGATTTTCAATTCACAGATATATTCAGCAGCGGCATCGGGGGCCAGCCGCTGCCAGCGCTCCTGCCAGGTTTGCAGTTCCCCAGCGTTGAAAGCATTCTCCAGACTGTAGAGGGGAATGGCGTGGCGCACGGAGGTGAACTGGGTGGCCGGTCGATCGCCCACCCGTTGCGTGGGACTATCGGATG containing:
- the ligA gene encoding NAD-dependent DNA ligase LigA; this translates as MAAVTPEIRKQVQDLRQLVQKAGYHYYVLDDPILEDAVYDQLYRQLQDLEAQYPELVTSDSPTQRVGDRPATQFTSVRHAIPLYSLENAFNAGELQTWQERWQRLAPDAAAEYICELKIDGSAIALTYEQGLLVRGATRGDGEMGEEITQNLRTIRSIPLRLALENPPPIVEVRGEAFLPLDSFRQINQERSQAGEALFANPRNAAAGTLRQLDSRIVARRKLDFFAYTLHLGRDQNAHTLMNSQKEALDLLVRMGFRVNPNRVLCPSLAAVQTYCDRWSTDRMELPYLTDGVVIKLNSLALQERLGFTQKFPRWAIAFKYPAEEAPTQIDQIVVQVGRTGALTPVAEFKPVQLAGTTVTRATLHNRDRILELDLHLGDTVIVRKAGEIIPEVVRVLPELRPAGAVPYTMPTHCPECGQPVVQPVGEAVTRCVNSSCPAILRGSLIHWASRDALDINGVGEKLVQQLVDRNLVRSVADLYDLTVERLLTLERMGQKSAEKIVGAIAQSKTQPWARVLYGLGIRHVGTVNAQTLADQFPSSAQLAQAAADQIAAVYGIGPEIAQAVFEWFRVPANQELMQRLQAAGLQLAGETKPIAPPTSQPLAGKTFVVTGTLPTLKRDEAEDLIRQAGGKVTGSVSAKTSYVVVGENAGSKLEKAEALGIPQLSEAELLDLLQGS
- a CDS encoding DUF1822 family protein; translation: MFDFTALQPETLLLEAAEIDRARQISRQLSSPQQQWQVYLNALALAGFSQWIHTQAPDLPLEVDQTTCLSLPKAEEVSMLRVQVGPFRLGLIALGSLMEEIIEVPVPAVDWPEYIPHFYVLLEVLEDLGQVQVQGFLRYDRLQQKRQAHALTATLEQTYNLPLAWFEARPDRLLLYLCCLDPKAIPLPHTTGPQVPVANLLVQPLLQPVINVGLWLRDELEALMEQIQWILLPDLVPALRSSMLSPVDELAGVILELERRSGSPLLPQSRGAYHDFLLGGHGLRLYAITWPQISGTGTPEWSLLLILGSQTTVPLPAGITLQIRDATEILVDQTLDETLNPTYLFARLIGNQEEPFTATIALFNGMALTLPAFVFQPAPEPRDSI